A stretch of Acropora palmata chromosome 9, jaAcrPala1.3, whole genome shotgun sequence DNA encodes these proteins:
- the LOC141891682 gene encoding substance-K receptor-like → MASHSSSFPLYSASECIAWLTVFGMEAVAIVTLNALTIIVYLKERSLRKRSLYLVINQAVADMLVAGCVIIGYLSLGSRCKFWTSINSSSLPSVIVTKFWFRFIPLASVTNLAAISLERMHATFHPFKHRLVKKNMFGAIVAAVWITAGLFSAIVVLDVLYPFTIKLSRSLFILYLAVFMFCLLIILGSYSSIAIKIVCGNQPNHHGATSRERKLTKTLFIVTLISLLLMQPNIFFWILDSVSSYTFKGISLQAWFRLYYSFGFLLCANSLVNPVCYAFRIPEFRRALFSCLRCRFLSQAAQVLPLTRCKICLTKSR, encoded by the coding sequence ATGGCTAGTCACTCTTCATCTTTCCCGTTATATTCTGCGTCTGAGTGCATTGCCTGGCTAACCGTGTTTGGTATGGAGGCTGTTGCTATAGTGACGTTGAATGCCCTAACAATCATTGTTTACCTGAAAGAGCGCAGTCTTCGAAAGCGCAGTTTGTACCTAGTGATCAACCAGGCAGTTGCTGATATGCTTGTTGCAGGCTGTGTGATCATTGGGTATTTGTCTTTGGGAAGcaggtgtaaattttggacgTCGATCAACTCTTCTAGCCTTCCATCTGTCATAGTTACCAAATTTTGGTTTCGCTTCATTCCATTAGCATCAGTAACAAACCTTGCTGCTATTTCCTTAGAGCGGATGCACGCAACGTTTCATCCATTCAAACATCGCCTCGTCAAAAAGAACATGTTTGGAGCAATTGTTGCAGCCGTTTGGATTACAGCTGGGCTTTTCTCAGCAATCGTTGTCTTGGATGTCCTCTACCCGTTCACCATCAAACTAAGTCGTAGCCTTTTTATCTTATACTTGGCGGTTTTTATGTTTTGCCTTTTAATTATACTTGGGTCTTACTCGTCCATAGCTATAAAAATTGTCTGTGGAAATCAACCTAATCACCATGGTGCAACCAGtagagaaagaaaactgacCAAGACACTGTTCATTGTGACACTTATATCTTTACTGCTTATGCagccaaacatttttttctggattctCGATTCAGTGTCATCATACACTTTCAAAGGCATTTCACTTCAGGCATGGTTTCGGTTATATtattcttttggttttttgttgtGTGCCAACTCTCTTGTCAATCCGGTTTGTTATGCATTTAGAATTCCAGAGTTCAGGAGAGCTCTGTTTTCCTGCCTACGCTGTAGATTCCTGTCGCAGGCTGCTCAGGTTTTACCCTTAACGAGATGTAAGATCTGTCTCACTAAAAGTCGATAG